Genomic DNA from Pelosinus sp. UFO1:
TTGAATATGTTACCTCCAAAGGGCGTCAGGATATGCATCTATTTACTAGTGATGAGGATGCAGTGTATGAGAAGATATATTACTATAACTTAGATGAATTAGAACCGATGATTGCTATACCTCACTGTGTAGATGATGTCGTTCCCATAAAAGAGATTTCCGAAGTAAAGATTAATCAGGGATTTATTGGTTCCTGCAATAATGGAAGAATCGAAGAACTTCGTGCTGCCGCAAAAATTTTGCAGGGAAATAAGATTGATCCTTATGTGAAGTTACTGATTTCCCCTGCTTCAAAAGCAGTATACTTACAGGCTTTATCAGAAGGGCTCATTGATATTTTCGTCGAAAGCGGAGCCATGGTTCTGAATCCTAATTGTAGTGTTTGCTGGGGAAGTTGTCAGGGGGTAATTGGTGAAGGGGAAGTCTTATTATCTACAGGAACACGAAACTTTAAAGGTAGAGCAGGCCATCCTAATTCCAGTATTTACTTGGCTTCAGCAGCTACGGTTGCTGCTTCAGCTCTTACAGGAAAAATAACAGATCCCAGGGGGGCGGTACAATGAATAGAAAATTTACAGGAAGAGTTTGGAAACTAGGGGATGATATTGATACGGATATTATTATCCCTACCCAGTTTCTTGCCTTGAAATCAGTAGAAGATATGAAGAGATATGCATTTTATCCTCTAAGGCCCAGGTTGCCTGAATTGATTAACCCAGGGGACATTATTGTAGCAGGGAAAAACTTTGGTTGCGGTTCTTCGAGGGAACAAGCACCAGAAATTATCGCAGCATTGAAAGTTGGCTGTATTATTGCTAAGTCTTATGCTAGAATATTTTATCGCAATGCGTTTAATAATGGCTTGCTGCTTCTTGAGAATGAAGAACTTTATGACTGTTGCGGGGAAGGCGATGAAGTTTCTGTAAATCTTGAAAGTAGTAAAGTATCCCTCGGGAAAAAAGCGTTTAAGGTATCTTCCATACCCAGGGATTTACTGAAGATGGTGGAAGCAGGCGGACTAGTTCCTTTTATGAGAGAACGGAACGGCAAGTAGTGTAAAAAGGAGGTAGGATTATGGGATATACCCTAGCAGAAAAAATCATCATGAAAAATACTGGGAAAAAGTCGGTTACTCCAGGCGAACTGCTCAATGTTAATGTGGATCGAGTCATGGTCCACGACATCTTCGCCCCATTTGTAGTTGAAAAATTTAAAGAAATGGGTTTTGAGAAGGTCTGGAATCCCGATAAGATTGTTTTTGTATATGATCATCTTGTTCCCACTAGTTTTATTGAAGATTTTCGCCACCATAAAATAGGGGATGACTTTGCTAGAGAACAAAATATTAAGGCTGTTCATCGTTCCGATGGTGTTTGTCACCAATTGATGCCAGAGTTACGATATGTTGTTCCTGGTCAAGTGGTTTTTGGTACAGATTCTCATACGACTACCTATGGGGCAATTGGTGCTTTTTCTACAGGGATTGGTTATACGGAAATGGCGGCAATTTTTGGTACGGGAGAGTTATGGATAAAGGTTCCGCCAACCCTAAAGTTTAACATAAATGGTGATCTACCAAAGGGCGTATATGCCAAAGATATCATCTTAAGAATTCTTGGGGATATTGGAGCTGACGGAGCTACTTATAAAGCCATGGAGTTTAGTGGCTCCACGATTGATGGTTTAAGTATATCTTCAAGAATGACACTTTCCAACATGGCAGTGGAAGCGGGAGCTAAGGTCGGAGTGATTGCTCCTGACGAAAAAACTTTTGCATTTAGTGGCGTAGATGGCAAGGAGTATCAGGATTTAAAAAGCGACCATGATGCAAAGTATGAAAAGATTTTCACCTATGATGCATCCTCATTACAACCTGTTGTTGCCTGCCCATCAAATGTAGATAATATTAGTGATGTGAAAGCGCTGTATGGAACAAAAATAGATCAAGGTTTTATTGGGTCCTGTACCAACGGTAGGCTTGAAGATTTGGAGATCGCAGCCGAAATACTAAAAGGACGTAAAATTGCACCTTTTACAAGGCTTATTGTGACCCCTGCTAGCCGCAGTATCTACGCAGAAGCTGCAAAAAAAGGTATTATCGGAATTTTAGTGGAAGCGGGAGCCATTA
This window encodes:
- a CDS encoding 3-isopropylmalate dehydratase; this encodes MNRKFTGRVWKLGDDIDTDIIIPTQFLALKSVEDMKRYAFYPLRPRLPELINPGDIIVAGKNFGCGSSREQAPEIIAALKVGCIIAKSYARIFYRNAFNNGLLLLENEELYDCCGEGDEVSVNLESSKVSLGKKAFKVSSIPRDLLKMVEAGGLVPFMRERNGK
- a CDS encoding 3-isopropylmalate dehydratase large subunit, which translates into the protein MGYTLAEKIIMKNTGKKSVTPGELLNVNVDRVMVHDIFAPFVVEKFKEMGFEKVWNPDKIVFVYDHLVPTSFIEDFRHHKIGDDFAREQNIKAVHRSDGVCHQLMPELRYVVPGQVVFGTDSHTTTYGAIGAFSTGIGYTEMAAIFGTGELWIKVPPTLKFNINGDLPKGVYAKDIILRILGDIGADGATYKAMEFSGSTIDGLSISSRMTLSNMAVEAGAKVGVIAPDEKTFAFSGVDGKEYQDLKSDHDAKYEKIFTYDASSLQPVVACPSNVDNISDVKALYGTKIDQGFIGSCTNGRLEDLEIAAEILKGRKIAPFTRLIVTPASRSIYAEAAKKGIIGILVEAGAIMNPPSCGLCCGRSGGIVSDGEKVIATNNRNFLGRMGSPKSEIFLASPATVAAAVLEGKIVDPRKYL